A region from the Lolium perenne isolate Kyuss_39 chromosome 4, Kyuss_2.0, whole genome shotgun sequence genome encodes:
- the LOC127294424 gene encoding ethanolamine-phosphate cytidylyltransferase: MDVGSSSARTVAACVIGGIVLGASVVALHLGGGSATPTLPPVEALRRRFRRRRRPVRVYMDGCFDMMHYGHCNALRQARALGDELVVGVVSDDEITANKGPPVTPLYERMKMVRAVKWVDDVIPDAPYAITEDFMNKLFNEYNIDYIIHGDDPCLLPDGTDAYALAKKAGRYKQIKRTEGVSTTDIVGRMLLCVRERPASDNQNHSSLQRQFSHGHGQNIDHSGSGSGTKISHFLPTSRRIVQFSNSRSPGPDSRIVYIDGAFDLFHAGHVEILRLARELGDFLLVGIHTDQTISSTRGPHRPIMNLHERSLSVLACQYVDEVIIGAPWDISKDMITTFNISLVVHGTIAENMDYTEGDSNPYAVPIALGIYHKLESPLDITTSTIIRRIVSNHEAYQKRNEKKEASEKKYYDSKSFVNGG, translated from the exons ATGGACGTGGGGAGCAGCAGCGCGCGGACGGTGGCGGCGTGCGTGATCGGCGGCATCGTGCTCGGCGCCTCGGTCGTCGCGCTCCACCTCGGCGGCGGCTCCGCGACCCCGACCCTGCCGCCGGTCGAGGCCCTCCGccgccgcttccgccgccgccgccgccccgtgcGGGTCTACATGGACGGCTGCTTCGACATGATGCACTACGGCCACTGCAATGCGCTGCGCCAGGCGCGGGCGCTCGGGGACGAGCTCGTCGTCGGCGTAGTCAGcgacgacgagatcacagccaacAAGGGACCCCCCGTCACGCCACTCTATGAGAG GATGAAAATGGTCCGTGCTGTCAAATGGGTGGACGATGTTATTCCAGATGCACCATATGCCATAACCGAAGATTTCATGAACAAGCTATTCAATGAGTACAATATTGATTACATTATCCATGGTGATGATCCTTGCCTGCTCCCAGATGGTACTGACGCATATGCTCTTGCCAAAAAGGCTGGCCGATATAAGCAGATTAAAAGGactgaaggagtgtcaaccacagACATTGTTG GTAGAATGCTTCTCTGTGTTAGAGAGAGACCAGCTTCTGATAATCAGAACCACTCTTCACTGCAAAGGCAGTTCAGTCATGGGCATGGTCAGAACATTGATCATAGTGGATCTGGAAGTGGAACAAAAATATCTCATTTTCTTCCTACATCTCGGCGAATAGTGCAGTTCTCAAATAGCCGG AGTCCAGGACCAGATTCTCGGATAGTTTACATAGACGGTGCATTTGATCTGTTCCATGCTGGCCACGTCGAG ATATTGCGACTTGCTCGAGAGCTTGGAGATTTCTTACTTGTTGGTATCCACACAGATCAAACCATAAG TTCAACTCGAGGACCACATCGCCCAATAATGAATCTCCACGAAAGAAGTTTGAGTGTTTTGGCTTGCCAATATGTTGATGAAGTGATCATTGGTGCTCCATGGGATATTTCAAAAGACATG ATTACCACTTTTAATATTTCACTGGTTGTTCATGGAACTATAGCTGAGAACATGGACTATACAGAG GGTGATTCAAATCCATATGCTGTTCCAATTGCTCTGGGCATTTATCATAAGCTGGAGAGCCCTTTGGACATCACCACTAGTACTATTATAAGGAGGATAGTGTCTAATCATGAAGCCTACCAG AAGCGGAATGAGAAGAAAGAAGCCAGCGAGAAGAAGTACTACGACAGTAAAAGCTTTGTGAATGGAGGGTAA